The following coding sequences lie in one Salvelinus fontinalis isolate EN_2023a chromosome 21, ASM2944872v1, whole genome shotgun sequence genomic window:
- the LOC129818540 gene encoding AP-4 complex accessory subunit RUSC2-like: MAHFGTSRDPVEKIRLGNSSRSPTIGGIVLEHLCPTIQNILQDGLRDHKLDLIIGHRRNHAWNVVEASTQTGPTTQVLHSLLSKVRQCSLLTSHCMRLRAFIMGLLNLRALEFWLNHLYNQKDKVTDYYHPWGFLAMSHGQCQPLFQELLLLLQPLSMLPFDLNLLLEPRLLQNRQLCSEEQAPPCSTFLMTSWPLLRGDRQGAYGSMDGPRDNSRPPGDPHQLVQHLQGSTQGSKVTGQEKWVRHLGKCSRSLWSATSPGWWQRRAAHAEGGVEYGQIYMDVIHTEPQQGMEGRREGESSQESRRKGTGPETPRMLADPQDESLSQGGLRWAKLFGSGGNPPTRTQRAPQNPNGTQTQKRRPSQWLQLDRSQLGLLAHTVWSGKLPAPQPDQKHQT; encoded by the exons ATGGCTCATTTTGGCACCAGTCGAGATCCTGTGGAAAAG ATCCGGCTAGGGAACAGCTCTAGGAGTCCCACCATTGGTGGTATAGTCCTGGAGCATCTGTGTCCCACCATCCAGAACATTCTGCAGGATGGCCTTAGGGACCACAAACTTGACCTGATCATCGGTCATCGACGCAACCACGCCTGGAATGTGGTGGAGGCCTCCACTCAGACAG GCCCTACCACCCAGGTGCTCCACAGCCTGCTGTCCAAGGTGAGGCAGTGCTCCCTGCTGACCAGCCACTGTATGAGACTACGAGCCTTCATCATGGGCCTGCTCAA CTTGAGAGCCTTGGAATTCTGGCTAAATCACCTCTACAACCAAAAAG acaAGGTGACAGATTACTACCATCCATGGGGTTTCCTCGCCATGTCACATGGGCAGTGTCAGCCTCTGTTCCAGgagctcctcctcctgctgcaaCCTCTTTCCATGTTACCCTTTGACCTCAACCTGCTGCTGGAGCCCCGCCTGCTGCAAAACAGACAGCTCTGCTCTGAGGAACAAGCTCCACCATGCTCCACCTTTCTCATGACCAGTTGGCCCCTAttaagaggagacagacagggggcatATGGTTCTATGGatggtcccagagataacagcaGGCCACCAGGTGACCCACACCAGCTGGTACAGCATCTTCAGGGGTCCACCCAGGGGTCAAAGGTCACGGGTCAGGAGAAGTGGGTGAGGCATTTAGGCAAGTGTAGCAGAAGTCTGTGGTCAGCCACCAGTCCAGGGTGGTGGCAGAGACGGGCTGCCCACGCAGAGGGGGGAGTGGAATATGGACAGATTTACATGGATGTCATCCACACTGAGCCTCAGcaagggatggaggggaggagagaaggtgagagTTCACAGGAGAGCAGGAGGAAGGGAACTGGGCCGGAGACCCCCAGGATGCTGGCAGACCCCCAGGATGAGAGCCTCTCCCAGGGTGGGCTACGCTGGGCCAAGCTGTTTGGATCAGGAGGGAATCCCCCCACCAGGACACAGAGGGCACCCCAAAACCCCAATGGGACACAGACCCAGAAAAG GAGACCTTCACAGTGGCTGCAGTTGGACAGGTCTCAGCTGGGCCTATTGGCTCATACAGTGTGGTCAGGGAAACTCCCAGCTCCACAGCCTGACCAGAAACACCAGACATAG
- the fam166b gene encoding protein FAM166B, with the protein MDEFPPKFSKVLVTPDPQYIPGYAGYCPQLKYHLGKTYGQLTAKLLSSPEVSPSRRLVLHTGCFPSTETDTGPRDENWRSHHGERRNLERMIPGYTGFVPKSQNYFSRTYTETCREALSEFDRDQQRRVHLAPADKPLVSNTTNSEFKPRRLSTPLTAISKDPAPYEALEPWKPKVSPYFMEDSSPHKYFISGYTGYVPKSRFLIGTGYPITTNKALVQFGKEMRSDLTSLRLPGEESGVLPPIPTVYPSHRGLLPSYTGHVPGHKFRYGQTFGQLTHNALGLSGTQKIEARAQ; encoded by the exons ATGGATGAATTCCCCCCCAAATTCAGCAAGGTGCTGGTGACACCTGATCCGCAGTACATACCGGG GTATGCAGGTTACTGCCCCCAGCTGAAGTACCACCTGGGGAAGACCTACGGCCAGCTGACTGCCAAGCTGCTGTCCTCTCCGGAGGTGTCGCCCTCACGTCGCCTAGTCCTCCACACGGGCTGCTTCCcctccacagagacagacacgggCCCGCGGGACGAGAACTGGAGGAGCCACCATGGAGAACGCAGGAATCTAGAGAGGATGATACCGGGCTACACTG GCTTTGTCCCCAAAAGCCAGAACTACTTCTCCCGTACCTACACTGAGACGTGTCGCGAGGCACTGTCTGAGTTTGACCGAGACCAGCAGAGGAGGGTTCATCTGGCACCAGCAGACAAACCGCTTGTCAGCAACACCACCAATTCCGAGTTTAAA CCTCGGAGACTGAGCACCCCTCTGACGGCCATCTCCAAAGATCCAGCCCCCTACGAGGCCCTGGAGCCCTGGAAACCCAAAGTGTCTCCTTACTTCATGGAGGACAGCAGTCCACACAAGTACTTCATCTCAG GTTACACAGGGTACGTGCCCAAATCTCGCTTCCTGATTGGCACTGGCTACCCCATCACCACCAACAAAGCCCTGGTCCAGTTTGGAAAGGAAATGAGGAGTGACCTCACCTCCCTGCGTCTCCCTGGGGAGGAATCAGGAGTCCTGCCCCCCATCCCCACAGTCTACCCGTCCCACCGGGGCCTGCTGCCCTCCTACACCGGCCATGTTCCAG GACACAAGTTCAGGTACGGCCAGACCTTTGGGCAGCTTACCCACAATGCCCTGGGGCTAAGCGGCACTCAGAAGATAGAGGCCAGAGCTCAGTAA